In Candidatus Defluviilinea proxima, a single genomic region encodes these proteins:
- a CDS encoding glycosyltransferase family 39 protein: MTSQNDDQAKISWPFLFALWAVQGLTFLWRFVTLPSDTSEGILFGFSAFRLTGILLLLAWTFTASYFAFNANKKPALKAKLDSIYTSWTGDALLVISLLAILLSQGTLAILWGLSQHGKIFSYAAYAVRLSPLLNLATITGLELIAATILNRWDSYQPMKEAGKRLLKKAVVIWGVLGVLTVFIAVTGLGLVPDKTGEWGLPGVPLLEWQIVLACIACVLVFLLETRTKSTENKNLDIWISVALWCGILLLWLSHPVVPSFSALPPRAPNYEIYPFSDTQVYDEFAQSLLIGNGLKGNEIPPRPLYIVFLAFLHLIVGQDYNNVITAQSIVLALFPVALYWVGKELHSRPVGVAIALLAGLRDYTSNIASPFSNALSYSKLYLSEVPVALTLAAFTYLAIRWARTNRPNYLAFLAGGALGIGILIRTQAVVALPVILFVAWLAEPKKFYSILRGGALMVFAIVLLASPWLIRNWVNTGQIIFDSPFTQTINLAQRYSRMNGIEADAGRKPGETNVQYNDRLISIFKDAVSKNPTEAVRVVINRFLDNCVDNILLLPVRNDLESPNELWQPTRAFWEQWTGQPKPSQTVLLVFYIALLGLGLAAAWKRIGLLGLAPLFINLVYNLWTSIALLAGQRFLVAMDWSIYMYYMIGLFTLILAFISLMETTRASLWTWACSNLSSSSQALAVSSSHPWTHFLIAGAFFLFIGVSVPLSENVFPKKYPPLTQDQLYKEFTSSTAFQNSGMDSACLTKIITDNELTASRGRALSPRYYESGEGESTDKFGYKPSKQPRLLFYMTGDYYGVILLEHNEPVDFIPHTSDVIAYRDKDVQQKAWFLLVQNNGQERLYFADTVDNPCVVKP, encoded by the coding sequence ATGACTTCTCAAAACGATGACCAAGCAAAAATCTCCTGGCCTTTTCTATTCGCCCTCTGGGCTGTTCAAGGACTGACATTTCTTTGGCGATTTGTAACCCTGCCTTCCGATACCAGTGAAGGAATTCTCTTTGGCTTTTCCGCGTTTCGGTTGACGGGCATCCTCCTTTTGCTGGCATGGACGTTCACCGCTTCATATTTTGCTTTCAATGCAAACAAGAAACCTGCCTTGAAAGCAAAACTGGATTCAATATACACATCATGGACTGGTGACGCCTTACTGGTTATTTCCCTTTTGGCGATATTGCTCAGTCAGGGAACATTAGCCATTCTGTGGGGGCTCTCGCAACACGGAAAGATTTTCTCCTACGCCGCGTATGCGGTGCGCCTATCTCCACTGCTCAATCTGGCGACCATTACCGGTTTGGAGTTGATCGCAGCGACCATCTTGAACCGCTGGGACTCCTATCAGCCCATGAAAGAAGCAGGCAAGCGACTGCTGAAAAAAGCAGTTGTTATTTGGGGTGTTTTGGGCGTGTTGACAGTTTTTATCGCCGTTACAGGCCTTGGGCTTGTTCCTGATAAAACGGGTGAATGGGGCCTGCCTGGCGTCCCTTTGCTGGAGTGGCAGATTGTTCTTGCCTGTATCGCCTGTGTGTTGGTCTTTCTACTGGAGACTCGAACGAAGTCAACGGAAAATAAAAATCTTGATATTTGGATATCAGTTGCGCTCTGGTGTGGCATTCTTCTTTTGTGGTTGAGCCATCCCGTTGTTCCAAGTTTCTCTGCTTTGCCGCCGCGTGCACCGAACTATGAGATCTATCCGTTCTCTGATACACAAGTATATGATGAGTTTGCCCAATCCCTTTTGATCGGTAACGGTTTGAAGGGCAACGAAATCCCCCCGCGTCCGCTATATATTGTTTTTCTCGCGTTCCTACACCTGATCGTGGGGCAAGATTACAACAATGTTATTACCGCGCAATCAATCGTCCTGGCATTGTTCCCTGTTGCGTTGTATTGGGTAGGGAAAGAATTACATAGTCGCCCGGTTGGAGTAGCCATTGCTCTGCTTGCTGGACTACGTGATTACACATCCAATATTGCGTCTCCTTTTAGTAACGCGTTGAGTTATTCCAAGTTATATCTTTCCGAAGTTCCTGTGGCTCTTACGCTTGCGGCTTTCACATATCTTGCCATTCGTTGGGCACGGACGAATCGTCCGAACTATTTGGCTTTTCTCGCTGGTGGCGCACTTGGAATTGGGATCCTGATCCGCACGCAAGCAGTAGTAGCGTTGCCTGTCATTTTATTTGTTGCATGGCTAGCCGAACCTAAAAAGTTTTATTCCATCCTGCGCGGCGGAGCGTTGATGGTTTTTGCCATTGTTCTTTTAGCTTCTCCGTGGCTTATTCGTAATTGGGTTAATACCGGCCAGATCATTTTCGATAGCCCTTTCACGCAAACGATCAATCTGGCGCAACGTTATAGTCGCATGAACGGCATTGAAGCCGATGCAGGCCGTAAGCCCGGCGAGACCAATGTCCAATATAACGACCGCTTGATCAGTATCTTCAAAGATGCCGTTTCCAAAAATCCCACAGAAGCGGTGCGCGTGGTCATCAATCGTTTTCTCGATAACTGCGTTGATAACATTTTGCTGTTGCCTGTCCGCAACGATCTCGAAAGTCCCAACGAACTATGGCAACCCACCCGTGCATTTTGGGAGCAATGGACAGGCCAGCCCAAACCATCGCAAACTGTTTTGCTCGTTTTTTATATCGCTCTGCTTGGCCTCGGTCTTGCCGCCGCATGGAAACGCATCGGCTTGTTGGGCCTCGCACCTCTCTTTATCAATCTCGTTTACAACCTTTGGACTTCCATTGCCCTCTTGGCTGGGCAAAGATTTTTGGTAGCAATGGATTGGTCTATTTACATGTATTACATGATTGGACTCTTCACCCTGATCCTTGCTTTCATTTCTTTGATGGAAACCACACGCGCCTCTCTCTGGACCTGGGCCTGCTCCAACCTCTCAAGCAGTTCTCAAGCCTTAGCCGTTTCCTCCTCCCATCCATGGACACATTTCCTCATTGCCGGTGCATTTTTCCTGTTTATTGGTGTGTCTGTTCCGTTGAGTGAAAATGTTTTTCCAAAAAAATATCCACCACTAACGCAGGATCAACTGTATAAAGAATTTACATCGTCTACTGCTTTTCAAAATTCGGGGATGGATTCAGCTTGCTTGACAAAGATTATCACAGACAACGAACTGACTGCCTCACGCGGTAGAGCATTATCTCCGCGATATTACGAATCGGGCGAAGGCGAATCTACTGATAAATTTGGTTATAAACCATCCAAACAACCACGTCTCTTGTTCTATATGACAGGGGATTATTATGGGGTTATCTTGCTTGAGCACAATGAACCAGTGGATTTCATTCCGCATACATCGGATGTAATCGCATATCGTGATAAGGATGTGCAACAAAAAGCTTGGTTCCTACTTGTTCAGAATAATGGACAGGAAAGGCTGTATTTTGCCGATACTGTGGATAACCCGTGTGTTGTGAAGCCATAA
- a CDS encoding NUDIX hydrolase, whose amino-acid sequence MDTNYSEYEQPGVTVDLVVFTVSEDALKAMLIRRAETPYSGYWALPGGFIKTGESLESAALRVLREKTGVEDVYIEQLYTFGEPDRDPRTRVITVAYFALIPWKQLARPESQKIAGITWHPVDALPKLAFDHKDILSYAVRRLRAKVSYSNIVYGLMPKHFRLSELQRMYEIIINDRLDKRNFRKRMLATNLLQETGKKDINGAHRPARLYQFKKMEITYFN is encoded by the coding sequence ATGGACACTAACTATAGCGAATACGAACAACCAGGTGTAACGGTGGATCTTGTGGTTTTCACCGTCAGTGAAGATGCGCTCAAGGCGATGCTGATCCGTCGGGCCGAAACGCCCTATTCTGGATATTGGGCATTACCCGGCGGCTTTATCAAAACCGGCGAGTCGCTTGAGTCTGCGGCGTTGCGTGTGCTCAGAGAAAAGACCGGTGTCGAGGATGTGTATATTGAGCAACTCTACACCTTTGGCGAACCAGATCGCGATCCCAGAACCAGAGTTATCACGGTCGCCTACTTTGCCCTCATTCCCTGGAAACAACTTGCCCGGCCCGAATCACAAAAGATCGCAGGCATCACATGGCATCCGGTGGATGCACTTCCAAAACTTGCGTTCGATCACAAAGACATACTGAGCTATGCTGTCCGTCGCCTGCGTGCCAAGGTCAGTTACAGCAACATCGTTTATGGTCTCATGCCGAAGCACTTCCGTCTTTCAGAGCTTCAACGCATGTACGAGATCATCATCAATGACCGTCTTGATAAACGGAACTTCAGAAAAAGAATGCTGGCCACCAATCTCTTGCAAGAGACCGGCAAAAAAGACATCAATGGCGCCCACCGCCCGGCCCGTCTATATCAATTCAAAAAAATGGAAATCACTTACTTTAACTAG
- a CDS encoding GNAT family N-acetyltransferase — MSSITLSANASDHPQLRAMNVFRDLPAVADLIEVCFSSTMDNDGQRYIADMRRASRDDSFLRWASHMTETASLPLTGFVWEENGSVVGNASLIPFRDNGKRIYLIANIAVHPDYRRRGIARILTRRAMQYGWDKKASALWLHVRDDNPGAIQLYSDLGFQEIARRTNWTAKPDIHLLKPYTDIEIAPRPAHFWPLQKDWLRRINPNHLDWYRSFNLNSLRPGFANWLYLLLVDMNIKQWVAVRNGEMLAALSWAPNGGRSESLMAATGERSDPEALTHLLIHARRVLANQSSLSLEHPANEMRDAFVEAGFKERRTLLWMRADPATQPRELRK, encoded by the coding sequence ATGAGTTCCATCACCCTCTCTGCGAATGCGAGCGATCACCCGCAACTGCGCGCGATGAACGTTTTCCGCGATCTACCTGCTGTGGCCGATCTGATCGAAGTGTGTTTTTCCAGCACAATGGATAACGACGGTCAGCGCTACATTGCAGATATGCGTCGCGCCAGTCGCGACGATAGTTTCTTGCGTTGGGCCTCGCACATGACGGAGACCGCGTCCCTACCCCTCACGGGATTTGTCTGGGAGGAAAACGGTAGTGTTGTTGGCAATGCCAGTCTCATCCCCTTCCGCGATAATGGTAAGCGCATCTACCTCATTGCCAACATTGCTGTGCATCCTGATTATCGTCGGCGCGGCATTGCGCGCATCCTCACCCGCCGCGCCATGCAATACGGTTGGGATAAAAAGGCATCCGCGCTCTGGCTCCATGTCCGTGATGATAACCCCGGCGCCATCCAACTCTACTCTGACCTTGGTTTTCAAGAGATCGCTCGCCGCACCAATTGGACTGCGAAGCCCGACATCCACCTCCTCAAGCCCTATACCGATATTGAGATCGCTCCTCGTCCTGCGCATTTCTGGCCGCTTCAAAAGGACTGGCTTCGCCGCATCAACCCCAACCATTTGGATTGGTACCGTTCCTTCAACCTTAACTCCCTTCGGCCTGGATTTGCCAACTGGCTGTATTTGCTTCTTGTTGACATGAACATTAAGCAATGGGTCGCGGTTCGCAACGGTGAAATGTTGGCGGCTTTGTCGTGGGCTCCGAATGGGGGGAGATCAGAGTCGCTTATGGCGGCAACAGGCGAAAGGTCCGACCCTGAGGCGTTGACCCATTTGTTGATCCATGCACGGCGTGTGTTGGCCAATCAATCCAGTCTGTCGTTGGAACATCCAGCGAACGAAATGCGGGATGCCTTCGTGGAAGCGGGCTTCAAAGAGCGTCGCACATTGTTGTGGATGCGTGCGGACCCTGCAACCCAACCCCGCGAACTGCGTAAATAA
- a CDS encoding isochorismatase yields MTNPTIPAFFDSAKVGTVWRIPYEERAKQARDFALQNGLQPASASTTRTWLMLIDVQNTFCIPEFELYVGGRSGRGAVEDNARLCEFIYRNLGNITHITATMDTHSAMQIFHAVFFVDKDGNHPAPYTDIHAAELRDGKWTFNPALASEFSIAPEYGQQMMIHYAEALEKKGKYALTIWPYHAMLGGIGHALVSSVEEALFFHSIARNTQYDIEIKGDKPFTENYSVVGPEVLTGPMGETLGMHNTKFIEQLQQYDRLIIAGQAKSHCVAWTVQDLLNDINAVDPELAKKVYLLDDCSSPVVVPGVVDHTDAANEAYAKFAASGMKIVKSTDNF; encoded by the coding sequence ATGACGAACCCTACTATCCCTGCATTTTTTGACTCAGCAAAGGTCGGCACTGTCTGGCGGATTCCCTATGAGGAACGTGCAAAACAAGCACGGGACTTTGCGCTTCAAAACGGACTTCAGCCTGCCTCTGCTTCGACAACCCGCACCTGGCTGATGCTGATCGACGTACAAAACACCTTCTGCATCCCAGAGTTTGAACTATATGTTGGCGGCCGTAGTGGACGTGGCGCCGTGGAAGATAACGCTCGTCTCTGTGAGTTCATCTATCGCAATCTCGGTAACATCACCCACATCACCGCCACCATGGACACACACAGCGCGATGCAAATCTTTCACGCTGTCTTCTTTGTGGATAAAGACGGCAATCATCCCGCACCATACACAGACATCCACGCCGCCGAACTCCGTGATGGCAAATGGACATTTAATCCCGCGCTCGCCAGTGAATTCAGCATTGCCCCCGAATACGGTCAACAGATGATGATCCATTATGCCGAAGCGTTGGAGAAGAAAGGCAAATACGCTCTTACCATCTGGCCGTATCATGCCATGCTCGGCGGTATCGGTCATGCGCTGGTCTCGTCCGTTGAAGAAGCTTTGTTCTTCCACTCCATTGCCCGTAACACGCAATATGACATTGAAATCAAAGGTGATAAGCCCTTTACCGAAAATTATTCCGTCGTTGGCCCCGAAGTGTTGACCGGCCCCATGGGTGAGACGTTAGGAATGCACAACACCAAATTCATCGAACAACTACAACAATATGACAGGCTCATCATTGCCGGTCAGGCTAAGTCCCATTGCGTAGCATGGACGGTACAAGATCTGCTCAACGACATCAACGCAGTTGACCCTGAACTCGCAAAGAAAGTGTATTTGCTCGATGATTGCTCCTCGCCTGTTGTTGTTCCCGGTGTAGTGGATCATACCGACGCAGCGAATGAAGCGTATGCAAAATTCGCTGCGTCGGGAATGAAGATCGTCAAATCGACAGACAACTTTTAA
- a CDS encoding AI-2E family transporter: MTNQTVDSPRWGATTKLLVGLVIFGILAFLIYRFSNLIAPLLLIFIITYLLHPVNAMISRGLHISWKASVNILFLFILIILIGLLTWGGFGVAGQIQNLVSSIQGLIQNLPEYISRLSTQTFTIGVFQLDMRNYDLTDINRQLLARLEPLLGQTGNLVGAVAGGAAQFLGWTIFILTVSYFVMAESSGLREDLLKIDIPGYTEDFKKLGSELSRIWNAFLRGQIIIFLLALVVYSIFLPSMQVNYALGIALMAGLAKFLPYIGPAITWGVMALVTYFQPVKPFGLQDHALTYMLIIVITTSIMDWIMDNFITPRIMARTLKVHPAAVLVAAIIAANLLGLLGVIIAAPFLASFLLLGRYTMRKMFDLNPWPPTEEEHPPLSIRESLKNLVQFVQSRFIKKQQPDKEKTNEQQPK, encoded by the coding sequence ATGACCAATCAAACTGTCGATTCACCTCGTTGGGGCGCCACCACCAAATTGCTGGTCGGGCTGGTAATTTTCGGCATCCTTGCCTTTCTGATATACCGTTTTTCAAACCTCATTGCTCCGTTATTGCTGATCTTTATCATCACGTACCTGTTGCATCCCGTGAATGCAATGATCTCTCGTGGATTGCACATTTCCTGGAAGGCATCCGTCAACATTCTGTTCTTGTTCATCCTGATCATTCTCATCGGCTTGCTTACATGGGGCGGTTTTGGCGTAGCCGGACAAATACAAAACCTGGTCAGTTCCATTCAAGGACTTATTCAAAATCTACCGGAATATATCTCCCGTTTATCCACCCAGACGTTCACCATTGGCGTCTTTCAATTGGACATGCGAAACTACGACCTCACCGATATCAACCGTCAGTTACTTGCACGGCTGGAACCCCTGCTCGGCCAGACCGGTAACCTTGTCGGCGCAGTAGCGGGAGGCGCGGCCCAATTTCTCGGGTGGACAATCTTCATCCTGACCGTTTCCTACTTCGTCATGGCAGAAAGTAGTGGTCTACGTGAAGACCTGCTCAAGATAGATATTCCCGGTTACACAGAAGATTTCAAAAAGCTCGGCAGTGAACTCAGCCGCATCTGGAACGCATTCCTGCGCGGTCAGATCATCATTTTCCTTTTGGCATTGGTCGTCTATTCGATCTTTCTACCGTCCATGCAAGTTAATTACGCACTAGGCATCGCATTGATGGCTGGGCTGGCAAAATTCCTGCCCTATATCGGGCCTGCCATCACATGGGGCGTGATGGCATTGGTCACCTACTTTCAGCCTGTGAAACCCTTCGGGCTCCAAGATCACGCCCTGACGTACATGCTCATTATCGTGATCACCACGTCGATCATGGACTGGATCATGGATAACTTCATCACACCACGTATCATGGCACGCACTTTGAAAGTACATCCTGCGGCGGTGTTGGTAGCCGCCATCATCGCCGCCAATTTATTGGGGTTGCTTGGTGTTATCATCGCCGCGCCTTTCCTCGCATCGTTCCTGTTACTTGGACGGTACACCATGCGCAAGATGTTCGATCTCAACCCGTGGCCACCAACAGAAGAAGAGCATCCACCACTCAGTATTCGCGAATCACTGAAAAACCTTGTACAATTCGTGCAATCGCGTTTCATCAAAAAACAACAGCCAGATAAGGAGAAGACCAATGAACAACAACCAAAATGA
- a CDS encoding FHA domain-containing protein, with product MASQFQLIMRQGPTPGAIFTLEGDQLNIGRDSTNEVTINDAEISRRHARLTFQGGKYVLEDLGSTNGTFVNGQRLAGPRVLKAGEVVSFGEQIVLVFEVVTNDPGATMVSPRAAAAIPSVSRPATPPPPPPADYVGSVPASPAPVVSSAPAPAKRTNIMPIIIGVGVFFFICLCAGILWYIDANFLWCTFFPFLGGCPG from the coding sequence ATGGCTTCTCAATTCCAACTCATCATGCGACAGGGCCCCACCCCCGGGGCGATATTCACATTGGAAGGCGACCAGCTCAACATCGGGCGCGATTCCACGAATGAAGTCACGATCAACGATGCGGAAATTTCGCGACGTCATGCACGGTTGACCTTTCAGGGCGGGAAATACGTTCTGGAAGATCTCGGCTCTACCAACGGGACGTTTGTTAACGGGCAACGATTGGCCGGTCCACGCGTTTTGAAGGCTGGCGAAGTTGTTTCGTTCGGCGAACAGATCGTGTTGGTGTTTGAAGTAGTCACCAACGATCCCGGCGCAACCATGGTCTCTCCGCGCGCTGCGGCGGCCATACCGTCGGTTTCACGTCCGGCCACCCCACCACCTCCCCCGCCTGCAGATTATGTTGGCAGTGTTCCAGCCAGCCCGGCGCCTGTGGTCTCGTCTGCACCTGCACCCGCCAAACGGACGAATATCATGCCCATCATTATCGGCGTGGGCGTGTTTTTCTTCATCTGCTTGTGCGCAGGAATCCTTTGGTACATAGATGCCAACTTCCTGTGGTGTACATTCTTCCCCTTCCTTGGCGGATGTCCTGGGTAA
- a CDS encoding phage holin family protein, translating to MTKFLLRLLINAIALYLAVLIVPGIDLMSSTLSLVGLALIFGLVNALVRPLLKFLTCALIALTLGLFTLVINTFLFWLTSVIGQSFGIALVISDPVWWNAFLGGLIVSVVSIVMTMILKDELKKK from the coding sequence ATGACAAAGTTTTTACTACGCCTGCTCATCAATGCAATCGCTTTATACTTGGCAGTTTTGATCGTGCCCGGTATTGACCTGATGAGTAGCACACTTTCGCTCGTAGGGCTGGCGCTCATCTTTGGGCTTGTCAACGCGCTTGTCCGCCCGTTGCTCAAGTTTCTCACCTGTGCGCTGATCGCTCTGACGCTCGGCCTGTTCACGCTCGTCATCAACACGTTCCTTTTCTGGCTTACGAGTGTCATCGGTCAATCGTTTGGGATCGCACTGGTCATTAGTGACCCCGTTTGGTGGAACGCTTTCCTGGGCGGCCTCATCGTCAGTGTTGTTAGCATCGTGATGACGATGATCTTGAAGGATGAACTGAAGAAGAAGTAA
- a CDS encoding nicotinate phosphoribosyltransferase, which yields MSIFDKKRLTNETFKLDIDRMRRGWYSDKYFENIGRMLIALASEGYQYSGKHHNLPPGVSPENIAVGDIEVEMQWFTRRVGNTVVVGVDKSLEMLRHCTGYWNGDQFIDTSDRLEVWAVHDGAIVNSDGNPLHVEPVIKVRGRYRDFALIETPTLGILTRSSRVATNVYETMVAAHGKPVLFFPARFDLHEVQAADGYAYNIALQRFNSDHARDLGAFVSTDAQGDWWGGAGGGTVAHAAIGSFLGDTAEVMMQFSRVLPASVPRIALVDFNNDSVRDTLRVMEAMFKRYIELKELGDETEAAKFILYGVRLDTSGSLRDVSVEPLGDPALDLGVNPRLVFNVRQAMDTAWEDWTIPEAWDDVAREYCRNVKIVVSGGFNPEKIRRFEKLDVPVDIYAVGSSLFNNNGGTVTDFTADVVRVKIHGEWINMAKVGRAPLDNPNLERVW from the coding sequence ATGTCAATTTTTGATAAAAAAAGATTAACCAACGAAACCTTCAAACTCGATATCGACCGCATGCGTCGCGGCTGGTACTCGGACAAATACTTTGAGAACATCGGCCGCATGCTGATCGCTCTGGCATCAGAAGGTTATCAATATTCGGGCAAACACCATAACCTTCCACCCGGTGTTTCCCCAGAAAATATTGCGGTTGGCGATATCGAAGTGGAAATGCAGTGGTTCACGCGACGTGTTGGAAATACAGTAGTCGTTGGTGTGGATAAGTCGCTGGAAATGCTAAGGCATTGTACAGGTTATTGGAACGGCGACCAGTTCATTGATACGTCTGACCGGCTTGAAGTCTGGGCGGTGCATGATGGGGCTATTGTCAACTCGGATGGAAATCCACTGCATGTGGAACCGGTCATCAAAGTGCGCGGACGATACCGTGACTTTGCTCTGATCGAGACACCCACGCTTGGCATCCTTACACGCTCGAGCCGTGTAGCGACGAATGTATACGAGACGATGGTGGCGGCACATGGTAAGCCCGTTCTCTTTTTTCCTGCGCGCTTTGACCTGCATGAAGTGCAGGCCGCAGATGGATATGCTTATAACATTGCCCTGCAACGTTTCAACAGCGATCACGCCCGTGACCTTGGCGCGTTTGTCTCAACTGATGCGCAGGGTGACTGGTGGGGCGGCGCAGGCGGCGGGACGGTTGCCCATGCCGCGATCGGCTCTTTCCTCGGCGACACCGCCGAAGTGATGATGCAATTCTCGCGTGTTCTACCGGCAAGTGTTCCGCGTATTGCCCTGGTGGATTTCAACAACGATTCGGTGCGCGACACCTTGCGCGTGATGGAAGCCATGTTCAAACGTTATATTGAGTTGAAGGAACTTGGTGATGAAACGGAAGCCGCGAAATTTATTCTCTACGGAGTCCGCCTCGATACAAGCGGAAGCCTGCGCGATGTTTCCGTCGAGCCTTTGGGCGACCCTGCATTAGACCTCGGAGTGAATCCGCGTCTTGTATTCAACGTCCGCCAAGCGATGGATACGGCTTGGGAGGATTGGACCATACCCGAAGCTTGGGACGATGTGGCGCGTGAGTATTGCCGTAATGTAAAGATCGTTGTCTCGGGCGGGTTCAACCCAGAGAAGATCCGCCGATTCGAAAAATTGGATGTCCCCGTAGATATCTATGCGGTGGGTTCGTCATTGTTCAACAACAACGGCGGTACCGTGACAGACTTCACTGCCGACGTGGTGCGCGTGAAAATTCACGGCGAATGGATCAACATGGCCAAAGTAGGTCGTGCCCCGCTCGATAACCCGAATTTGGAGAGGGTGTGGTAA
- a CDS encoding glycosyltransferase family 39 protein: MPYPFELEWIEGGMVDQVQRIVDGNSVYTAPSINFVPFLYPPLYFYLSALVSPLLGGGLLPLRLVSFIASLISFTTIFLIVYDETKSWWASLLSTSLFVASFRITGAWLDIARVDSLFLTLWLLFVFFIRRQKTPSYAILTGLLAAATFLTKQTALIACLPAIFYFLIKNRKYALILLAATTVTIGAVTLALNLASEGWYSYYIFGLLFQQTEWLKTEMVTMWRNDLLIHAPLAILVALFFFANKTNQDRSIYFQWAVISAGALAGTFLTRVKEGGYDNVLLPAYAIISILFGLGLNELMKISKQLETGRKTRMESMIHIACLIQLIILFYNPYEQIPTNADLKAGHELIQFISNFDGNVYIADHGYLSTLAGKKPYAHQSAIWDIVRGNKKSEGKALLRENLNDMIREQLFDVIILDSSWNYCCPKINQYYTKTETIFDEETMGFYPVTGWRRRPTIVYIANRLEQ; this comes from the coding sequence ATGCCGTATCCATTTGAGCTGGAATGGATCGAGGGAGGTATGGTTGACCAAGTCCAACGAATAGTTGACGGAAACAGTGTTTACACTGCACCAAGTATCAACTTTGTGCCTTTTTTATACCCTCCACTATATTTCTATCTATCAGCTTTAGTATCACCACTATTAGGAGGTGGCTTACTCCCACTCAGATTGGTTTCGTTCATTGCGTCTCTAATCTCGTTTACGACAATATTTCTGATTGTATATGATGAGACAAAAAGCTGGTGGGCATCATTATTATCCACCAGCCTCTTTGTGGCATCATTCCGTATAACGGGAGCATGGCTGGATATTGCTAGAGTGGACTCATTATTTTTAACATTATGGCTCTTGTTCGTTTTCTTCATTAGGCGCCAAAAAACTCCAAGTTATGCAATCCTAACAGGGCTACTGGCAGCTGCAACATTTCTTACAAAGCAAACTGCATTAATCGCCTGTCTACCTGCTATTTTTTATTTTTTAATAAAAAATCGGAAATATGCATTGATATTACTTGCTGCCACAACAGTGACTATTGGAGCGGTCACGTTGGCATTAAATCTAGCAAGCGAGGGGTGGTATTCTTACTACATTTTCGGACTTCTATTTCAACAGACAGAATGGTTGAAAACAGAAATGGTAACCATGTGGCGTAATGATTTACTCATTCATGCGCCACTAGCAATTCTTGTTGCCTTATTCTTCTTTGCAAACAAGACCAACCAAGATCGTTCTATTTATTTCCAATGGGCAGTTATATCGGCAGGTGCGTTAGCAGGGACATTCCTCACCCGCGTAAAAGAGGGTGGATACGACAATGTCCTATTACCTGCCTATGCCATTATTTCTATTTTGTTTGGATTGGGTCTGAACGAACTAATGAAAATAAGCAAACAATTAGAAACAGGCCGCAAGACACGAATGGAATCCATGATTCACATAGCTTGCTTGATCCAGTTGATCATTCTGTTTTACAACCCATACGAACAAATCCCGACAAACGCAGACCTGAAAGCGGGGCATGAGCTTATACAGTTTATTTCAAACTTCGATGGGAATGTGTACATTGCCGATCACGGTTATTTATCAACATTAGCAGGCAAAAAACCCTATGCGCATCAATCTGCGATTTGGGATATTGTGCGGGGAAACAAGAAGTCAGAAGGTAAGGCATTGTTAAGAGAAAACCTAAACGATATGATCCGCGAACAACTTTTTGACGTGATAATTTTAGATTCTAGCTGGAATTATTGCTGTCCGAAAATCAATCAGTACTACACAAAAACTGAAACGATATTTGATGAAGAAACAATGGGGTTTTATCCAGTTACTGGCTGGAGAAGGCGACCTACGATAGTGTACATTGCAAATCGTTTGGAACAATGA